Proteins from a single region of bacterium:
- a CDS encoding fimbrillin family protein: MKDLIGRIAATLALMVLLGGTGCVKETEPPVTTVTSRPVELAATPEVTATTDRVITDFENMDGWGFSSYPVEVDGYLTQSYDDEPSHDGDSAAKLVYDFSKAGDVTAAAYAQTAHLLPLNWDSLSLWVYGDGSGHWLRAEFVDSTGEKFVGNLVSRVDWKDSWCLCTLNQSDLVGLRDEKALRHPPLALTRIYLVVLPTGEHDTGEIYFDTLTLK, translated from the coding sequence ATGAAAGACCTTATCGGACGGATCGCGGCCACCCTGGCGCTTATGGTCCTCCTGGGCGGAACGGGGTGCGTGAAGGAGACGGAACCCCCGGTGACCACCGTCACTTCGCGGCCCGTCGAGCTAGCCGCGACCCCGGAGGTCACCGCCACCACGGACCGGGTGATCACCGATTTCGAGAATATGGACGGCTGGGGCTTCTCCAGCTACCCCGTCGAGGTGGACGGCTACCTCACGCAGAGTTACGACGATGAGCCCAGCCACGACGGTGACAGCGCGGCGAAGCTCGTGTACGATTTCTCGAAGGCCGGCGACGTCACGGCGGCGGCCTACGCGCAGACGGCCCATCTGCTCCCGCTGAACTGGGACAGCCTCAGCCTCTGGGTGTACGGCGACGGGTCCGGGCACTGGCTGCGGGCCGAGTTCGTGGACTCGACGGGGGAGAAGTTCGTCGGCAATCTGGTCTCCAGAGTGGACTGGAAGGACTCCTGGTGCCTATGCACGCTGAACCAGTCCGACCTGGTGGGCCTGCGCGACGAGAAGGCCCTCCGTCACCCACCCCTGGCGCTGACCCGTATCTATCTGGTCGTTCTGCCCACCGGGGAGCACGACACCGGCGAGATATACTTCGATACCTTGACCCTGAAGTGA
- a CDS encoding tetratricopeptide repeat protein, translating into MKRSTTVLALIVVLLSPFLVGFDLFKTIAAEEAMKEGKELYEAGDYEKAEVKFKEAALDLPKLADPFYWIGRTFEARGDTVKAAKYYDAALDRDPSHFDALNAAAGLATSEARWPEAHGYLRRMADLNPTDPVIRANLGYVQLVLKVYDSAETSFREAIRLGGELARAYDGLGLALDARGAPVEAEEAFKNAVENDPARIEAYVHLGLLYEKRGMTDEAAAAYTQALRVKTTGPLAEIAKKRLDALGVIY; encoded by the coding sequence ATGAAACGCTCGACGACGGTACTGGCTCTGATAGTCGTGCTTCTATCCCCCTTCCTGGTCGGGTTCGACCTCTTCAAGACCATTGCCGCCGAGGAGGCCATGAAGGAGGGGAAGGAGCTCTACGAGGCCGGCGATTACGAGAAGGCGGAGGTCAAGTTCAAGGAGGCGGCGCTGGATCTGCCCAAGCTGGCCGATCCCTTCTATTGGATCGGGCGGACCTTCGAAGCCCGGGGAGACACGGTCAAGGCGGCCAAGTACTACGACGCCGCCCTGGACCGCGACCCGTCCCACTTCGACGCCCTGAACGCCGCGGCGGGCCTGGCCACATCCGAGGCGCGTTGGCCCGAGGCCCACGGCTACCTCCGCCGGATGGCCGACCTCAACCCCACCGACCCGGTGATCCGGGCCAACTTGGGCTATGTGCAGCTGGTCCTGAAGGTTTACGATTCCGCCGAGACGAGTTTCCGGGAGGCCATCCGCCTGGGCGGCGAATTGGCGCGGGCTTACGACGGGCTTGGTCTGGCCCTCGACGCCCGCGGCGCGCCCGTTGAGGCGGAAGAGGCCTTCAAGAACGCCGTAGAGAACGACCCGGCGCGCATCGAGGCTTACGTCCACCTCGGCCTTCTCTACGAGAAGAGGGGGATGACCGATGAGGCCGCCGCCGCCTACACCCAGGCCCTGCGCGTGAAGACCACCGGTCCCCTCGCCGAGATAGCCAAGAAGAGGCTTGACGCCCTGGGCGTCATCTATTGA